From a single Micromonospora carbonacea genomic region:
- a CDS encoding serine/threonine-protein kinase — protein sequence MQQVVIGGRYRLLDLVGRGGMGKVWRARDEMLHRDVAVKQVVPPAVLSGDELDELRLRTLREARTTARLNHPNVVRVYDVVPVDGDPWLIMEYVPSRSLQHILDTSGPLPPRRAAAVGLALLAALRAAHQAGVLHRDVKPANVLVAHDGRVMLTDFGLAVFDGGDGVMTRPGLVLGSPQFVAPERAAEGISSVEADLWSLGATLHAAVEGKSPYARSTAMATLSALATQPPDPAPHAGPLRPVLVGLLRRDPRRRIDHEETRRRLAQAAAPGADPSPVTIAPQATVVPPDAAPPDGPAGPADADRLVVPGWSTGPPGRDAPAGRKPAGTGPARDGPGPAAPTGPAAPASADVPFVIAPAGPADAVAPAGRRWPLAVSGVVIVLLVAHTVVFALFRPHTGREASPPATPGAGPGPSAAGPMLPPLVTGVPPPPFPCLRPYPFGVPPPTVAPAPDDPLRPPSGWSWYADPAGFRLAVPPGWRQYRDGSAVCFQDPSARRILTVAPADDRAAAPLDQLRANERRAQEAGALPRYERIRLAEAAGRGAEWECAWDAPLGARLRGAQLIPFGARSWSLAWSGPEEEWDAGAAERETMRSSFRVAGTA from the coding sequence GTGCAGCAGGTAGTGATCGGCGGCCGGTACCGCCTGCTCGACCTCGTGGGTCGCGGCGGCATGGGCAAGGTGTGGCGCGCCAGGGACGAGATGCTGCACCGCGACGTCGCGGTCAAGCAGGTCGTCCCGCCGGCCGTGCTGTCCGGCGACGAGCTCGACGAGTTGCGCCTGCGCACCCTGCGGGAGGCGCGCACCACGGCGCGGCTCAACCATCCCAACGTGGTCCGGGTCTACGACGTGGTGCCGGTCGACGGCGACCCGTGGTTGATCATGGAGTACGTGCCGTCCCGGTCGTTGCAGCACATCCTGGACACCTCCGGGCCGCTGCCGCCGCGGCGGGCCGCGGCGGTCGGGCTGGCGCTGCTGGCCGCGCTGCGCGCCGCGCACCAGGCCGGGGTGCTGCACCGCGACGTCAAGCCCGCCAACGTGCTCGTCGCCCACGACGGGCGGGTGATGCTCACCGACTTCGGGCTCGCGGTCTTCGACGGCGGCGACGGGGTGATGACCCGGCCGGGGCTGGTGCTCGGCTCCCCGCAGTTCGTCGCACCGGAGCGGGCCGCCGAGGGGATCTCCAGCGTGGAGGCCGACCTGTGGTCGCTCGGCGCGACCCTGCACGCGGCCGTCGAGGGCAAGTCCCCGTACGCCCGCAGCACCGCGATGGCGACGCTGAGCGCACTGGCCACCCAGCCGCCGGACCCGGCGCCGCACGCCGGGCCGCTGCGGCCGGTCCTGGTCGGCCTGCTGCGCCGGGATCCACGGCGGCGCATCGACCACGAGGAGACCCGACGCCGGCTGGCCCAGGCCGCCGCGCCGGGCGCCGATCCCTCGCCGGTCACGATCGCCCCGCAGGCCACGGTGGTGCCGCCGGACGCGGCCCCGCCGGACGGCCCGGCCGGGCCCGCCGACGCGGACCGGCTGGTCGTGCCGGGCTGGTCGACCGGGCCGCCGGGGCGCGACGCGCCGGCGGGGCGGAAGCCGGCGGGGACGGGCCCGGCGCGGGACGGGCCGGGGCCGGCCGCGCCGACGGGCCCCGCCGCCCCCGCGTCGGCCGACGTCCCGTTCGTCATCGCGCCGGCCGGTCCGGCGGACGCCGTCGCGCCGGCCGGGCGGCGCTGGCCGCTGGCCGTGTCCGGCGTGGTGATCGTGCTGTTGGTCGCGCACACCGTCGTCTTCGCGTTGTTCCGCCCCCACACCGGCCGCGAAGCGTCGCCCCCGGCCACGCCCGGGGCCGGGCCGGGTCCGTCGGCGGCCGGGCCGATGCTGCCGCCGCTCGTGACGGGCGTGCCGCCCCCGCCCTTCCCCTGCCTGCGGCCCTACCCGTTCGGCGTGCCACCCCCGACCGTCGCACCGGCCCCGGACGACCCGCTGCGCCCGCCGTCGGGCTGGTCCTGGTACGCCGACCCGGCCGGGTTCCGGCTCGCCGTGCCGCCCGGCTGGCGGCAGTACCGGGACGGGAGCGCGGTCTGCTTCCAGGACCCGTCCGCCCGACGGATCCTGACCGTCGCGCCGGCCGACGACCGGGCCGCCGCCCCGCTGGATCAGTTGCGCGCGAACGAGCGCCGGGCGCAGGAGGCGGGGGCCCTCCCCCGGTACGAGAGGATCCGGCTGGCGGAGGCGGCGGGCCGGGGGGCGGAGTGGGAGTGCGCCTGGGACGCGCCGCTGGGTGCGCGCCTGCGCGGGGCGCAGCTGATCCCGTTCGGCGCCCGCTCGTGGTCGCTGGCCTGGAGCGGCCCCGAGGAGGAGTGGGACGCCGGTGCGGCCGAGCGGGAGACGATGCGGTCCAGCTTCCGGGTCGCCGGCACGGCCTGA
- a CDS encoding LacI family DNA-binding transcriptional regulator, translated as MATMHDVARLARVSVSTVSYVLTGARPISQATRDKVRAAMAELDYQPHAMARGLASRRSRILGLLLPIDDRGLGATETAFFTGAAAAASAAGYHLVLSPVDADDLDGLRRLASQRMLDGALLMEVQLDDDRVAVLREAGVPLVLIGRTGDTTGLSYVDIDFDRTVRDAVAHLVGLGHRRIVYVNHSAATIAEGYGPALRTRDAFAAAMAEHGVEPLMIPAEDSAAGGRAALATAFDRAPDLTAVLAMNERAVFGILGGLAGRGLTVPDDVSVVSMVTSPQVAELATPALTAMTSPGSALGRIAVEALLRHLELDSAPIHQELLPCTLEVRGSSGPPGRPTGDTTGTVDAADPEASGTTSRNTARRRAATRRRA; from the coding sequence ATGGCCACGATGCACGACGTCGCCCGGCTCGCGCGGGTCTCCGTCAGCACGGTGTCGTACGTGCTGACCGGCGCGCGGCCCATCTCCCAGGCCACCCGCGACAAGGTGCGCGCCGCGATGGCGGAGCTGGACTACCAGCCGCACGCGATGGCCCGGGGGCTGGCCAGCCGGCGCAGCCGCATCCTCGGGCTGCTCCTGCCGATCGACGACCGCGGCCTGGGCGCCACCGAGACGGCCTTCTTCACCGGCGCCGCCGCGGCGGCCAGCGCGGCGGGCTACCACCTGGTGCTCTCCCCCGTCGACGCCGACGACCTCGACGGCCTGCGGCGGCTGGCCAGCCAACGCATGCTCGACGGCGCGCTGCTGATGGAGGTGCAGCTCGACGACGACCGGGTGGCCGTGCTGCGGGAGGCGGGCGTGCCGCTGGTGCTCATCGGCCGCACCGGCGACACCACCGGCCTGTCGTACGTCGACATCGACTTCGACCGCACCGTCCGCGACGCCGTCGCCCACCTCGTCGGCCTCGGCCACCGGCGGATCGTCTACGTCAACCACTCCGCCGCGACCATCGCCGAGGGCTACGGCCCGGCGCTGCGCACCCGCGACGCGTTCGCCGCGGCGATGGCCGAGCACGGCGTCGAGCCGCTGATGATCCCCGCCGAGGACAGCGCGGCGGGCGGGCGGGCGGCCCTGGCGACGGCGTTCGACCGGGCCCCCGACCTGACCGCCGTCCTCGCCATGAACGAGCGGGCCGTGTTCGGCATCCTCGGCGGGCTGGCCGGGCGGGGCCTCACCGTGCCCGACGACGTCTCGGTCGTCTCCATGGTCACCTCGCCGCAGGTCGCCGAGCTGGCCACCCCCGCGCTGACCGCGATGACGTCGCCCGGCTCGGCGCTGGGACGCATCGCGGTCGAGGCGCTGCTGCGCCACCTGGAGCTCGACAGCGCCCCGATCCACCAGGAGCTGCTGCCGTGCACGTTGGAGGTCCGCGGATCCAGCGGCCCTCCCGGTCGCCCGACGGGGGACACCACCGGAACGGTCGACGCGGCCGATCCGGAGGCGTCGGGAACGACGAGCAGGAACACAGCCCGTCGCCGCGCTGCCACGCGACGACGGGCCTAG
- a CDS encoding metal-dependent hydrolase, producing the protein MMGPSHALSGAAVWLTGSWALDQFADYHQSPLALAVGTAVCAGGALFPDLDLSGKVTRNQGGATVARTFGVVSLFVAEVMEKISLGVYYATKLSKDPRRNNGHRTLTHTIPFTVLVGWGTTALCAAYGKWAVVGILFFMFGLALRGLFDRWAERAGWVIVTLASAAAAWYTFANLPGDRGYPLIGLAVGVGCFVHILGDMITRAGVPILWPIPIKRRMWTMVGLPNSIALRTGSKTEVVVLRGVLTAISVLAAVGLVAPSVLRKFNIEI; encoded by the coding sequence ATGATGGGACCGTCCCACGCGCTGTCGGGCGCGGCGGTGTGGCTGACCGGCTCCTGGGCGCTCGACCAGTTCGCCGACTACCACCAGTCGCCGCTGGCCCTCGCCGTCGGCACCGCGGTCTGCGCCGGTGGGGCGCTCTTCCCCGACCTCGACCTGTCGGGCAAGGTGACCCGCAACCAGGGCGGGGCCACGGTGGCCCGCACGTTCGGGGTGGTCAGCCTGTTCGTCGCCGAGGTGATGGAGAAGATCTCCCTCGGCGTCTACTACGCGACCAAGCTGAGCAAGGACCCGCGCCGCAACAACGGTCACCGCACCCTGACCCACACGATCCCGTTCACCGTGCTGGTCGGCTGGGGCACCACCGCGCTCTGCGCCGCGTACGGCAAGTGGGCCGTGGTCGGCATCCTGTTCTTCATGTTCGGGCTGGCCCTGCGCGGGCTGTTCGACCGGTGGGCGGAGCGCGCGGGCTGGGTGATCGTGACCCTGGCCTCGGCCGCCGCCGCCTGGTACACGTTCGCCAACCTGCCCGGCGACCGGGGGTACCCGCTGATCGGGCTGGCCGTCGGGGTGGGCTGCTTCGTGCACATCCTCGGCGACATGATCACCCGGGCCGGGGTGCCGATCCTGTGGCCGATCCCGATCAAGCGCCGGATGTGGACGATGGTCGGCCTGCCGAACAGCATCGCCCTGCGCACCGGCAGCAAGACCGAGGTGGTCGTGCTGCGGGGCGTGCTGACCGCGATCTCCGTGCTCGCGGCGGTGGGGCTGGTCGCCCCGTCGGTGCTGCGCAAGTTCAACATCGAGATCTGA